A genomic window from Candidatus Thiocaldithrix dubininis includes:
- a CDS encoding F0F1 ATP synthase subunit B has translation MNVTATLIGQVIVFSILVWFIKGVLWEPMIKVLEDRKAKIADGLAAAEQGKQAEEKAREQALDELNKAKVEAAEIVSRAQKRAGEIVDEAKNAAVEEAGRIKAAAQADLEQEVSRAREGLRQQVATLAMAGAEKILGKEIDAAAHAKALDDLAAQI, from the coding sequence ATGAACGTCACAGCAACCTTGATTGGGCAAGTAATTGTCTTTTCAATCTTGGTTTGGTTCATCAAGGGTGTTTTGTGGGAGCCCATGATTAAAGTGCTTGAAGACCGTAAAGCAAAAATTGCTGATGGTCTGGCTGCCGCTGAACAAGGTAAGCAAGCGGAAGAAAAGGCTCGCGAACAAGCTTTAGATGAATTGAATAAAGCAAAGGTAGAGGCTGCTGAAATTGTTTCTCGTGCACAAAAACGTGCCGGTGAAATTGTGGATGAAGCCAAAAATGCTGCTGTTGAAGAAGCAGGTCGTATTAAAGCGGCTGCTCAAGCAGATTTAGAACAGGAAGTTTCTCGTGCTCGTGAAGGGTTGCGTCAACAAGTCGCTACCTTAGCTATGGCGGGTGCAGAAAAAATCCTTGGCAAAGAGATTGATGCCGCTGCTCACGCAAAAGCATTGGATGATTTGGCTGCGCAAATTTAA
- the atpB gene encoding F0F1 ATP synthase subunit A, translating into MSAANPPAISNPVEYIQHHLTNWSVGVEHGEKIKIVDFSVVHLDVLLFSVLLAGLFAYFAWKVGKNLTAGVPSGAQNVTETIVEFVNQQVKDVFPNADGLVGPLALTIFVWVVLMNTMDLLPVDLLPALAGGIAGIFGADPHYVYLKVVPTTNLDTTFGLALSVFVLIFVYNIRYKGVVGYIKQYLFHPFGKYAIPANIIMTAIEEVAKPVSMGLRLFGNMFAGELLFLLIALLAFSVWAMPAQIALGSIWAIFHILVITLQGFIFMLLTIVYLGLASQHGDDH; encoded by the coding sequence GTGAGCGCAGCTAATCCGCCAGCAATATCAAATCCTGTTGAGTACATCCAGCACCATTTAACCAACTGGAGTGTCGGCGTTGAACACGGCGAGAAAATCAAGATTGTTGATTTTAGCGTGGTTCACTTAGACGTTCTGTTGTTTAGTGTGTTACTCGCAGGTTTATTTGCATACTTTGCTTGGAAAGTAGGTAAAAACTTGACGGCTGGTGTACCTTCAGGTGCACAAAATGTCACTGAAACAATCGTTGAATTTGTTAACCAACAAGTTAAAGACGTGTTCCCTAATGCAGATGGCTTAGTAGGTCCGCTTGCATTGACTATTTTCGTCTGGGTTGTGTTAATGAACACGATGGACTTACTGCCAGTAGATTTATTACCCGCTTTAGCCGGTGGTATCGCTGGTATTTTCGGGGCTGATCCGCATTATGTGTATTTGAAAGTAGTTCCGACGACTAACTTAGACACTACTTTTGGTCTGGCCTTATCAGTATTCGTGTTAATTTTTGTTTACAACATCCGTTATAAAGGTGTTGTAGGTTACATTAAACAATACTTATTCCATCCTTTCGGCAAATATGCCATTCCAGCTAACATTATCATGACCGCCATTGAAGAGGTTGCTAAACCTGTCAGTATGGGGCTACGGTTATTCGGTAATATGTTTGCTGGCGAATTATTGTTCCTGTTGATTGCATTGTTGGCATTCTCAGTATGGGCGATGCCTGCACAAATTGCGTTAGGTTCTATCTGGGCCATTTTCCACATCCTCGTTATTACGCTGCAAGGCTTCATTTTCATGTTGCTGACCATCGTCTATTTAGGATTGGCTAGCCAGCATGGTGATGATCACTAA
- a CDS encoding IS982 family transposase: protein MLTRLFCEIDDFCQGFLPHWKASVLEPPTTRPKRNRPCGLSLSEVMTIWVHYHQSGYHTFKWYYLKHVQVYLKSAFPQLPSYQRFIERVPDVLVPLTRFMQSRCEASRGIAFIDSTPLRVCDNIRIPRHKTFANTAGRGKSSTGWFYGFKLHLVVNDQGGIVSFALSAGNVDDRQPVPTLMKSVVGKVFGDAGYLSQALAQQLAQQGIEWITSLRKNMKQVVRSTFDQLLLRKRFIIETINDQLKNQSQIEHSRHRSLPHYVAHVIAGLIAYSYQAKKPSLNLNINALAIL from the coding sequence ATGTTAACACGACTGTTCTGCGAGATAGATGATTTTTGCCAAGGCTTTTTACCGCATTGGAAAGCGAGTGTATTAGAACCCCCGACCACCCGCCCAAAGCGGAATCGTCCGTGTGGTTTAAGTCTGAGTGAAGTGATGACGATTTGGGTACATTACCATCAATCAGGCTATCACACCTTCAAGTGGTATTACCTCAAACATGTTCAAGTCTATTTGAAGTCGGCTTTTCCTCAGTTGCCCAGTTATCAACGGTTTATTGAGCGCGTTCCCGATGTATTAGTGCCGCTGACGCGGTTCATGCAATCCCGCTGTGAAGCCAGTCGCGGAATTGCCTTCATTGACTCCACCCCCTTACGCGTCTGTGACAATATTCGGATTCCCCGTCATAAGACCTTTGCCAATACCGCAGGACGAGGGAAGTCATCCACCGGCTGGTTCTATGGCTTCAAGCTGCATCTCGTGGTGAATGATCAAGGTGGTATCGTGTCCTTTGCCTTAAGTGCGGGTAATGTCGATGATCGCCAACCCGTTCCCACCCTGATGAAATCCGTGGTTGGCAAAGTCTTTGGGGATGCAGGCTATCTCTCTCAGGCATTGGCTCAACAACTCGCTCAGCAAGGCATTGAATGGATTACCTCGTTACGGAAAAATATGAAACAGGTCGTGCGTTCTACTTTCGATCAATTGCTCTTGCGTAAGCGTTTTATCATCGAAACCATTAACGATCAGTTGAAAAATCAATCGCAAATTGAGCATTCTCGCCATCGTTCACTGCCTCATTATGTCGCTCATGTCATCGCCGGGCTTATTGCGTATTCCTATCAAGCGAAGAAACCCTCATTGAACTTAAATATCAATGCGTTAGCCATACTCTAA
- a CDS encoding ATP synthase subunit I, translating to MRRILIIQALLVLAGVVVSRHYFGDSGMLPAFYGGAIALANTLLLKKRVAQAGEVAKFSPQHSLSVIYVGVIQRFVFVLVALGFGLGFLKLTPVPALLGTFMVAQLAYMLMGSREIG from the coding sequence ATGCGCAGAATACTAATCATCCAAGCCCTATTAGTCTTGGCCGGTGTGGTTGTGTCTCGACATTATTTTGGCGATTCAGGAATGCTCCCCGCGTTTTATGGTGGTGCTATTGCATTGGCAAATACATTGCTTTTGAAAAAGCGTGTAGCTCAGGCTGGTGAAGTAGCAAAGTTTAGCCCACAGCATAGCCTATCAGTGATCTATGTGGGGGTTATACAACGATTTGTATTTGTGTTAGTTGCTTTGGGTTTTGGATTAGGTTTTTTAAAACTCACCCCAGTGCCCGCATTATTAGGAACGTTTATGGTGGCGCAACTAGCCTATATGTTGATGGGAAGCCGAGAAATTGGCTAG
- a CDS encoding F0F1 ATP synthase subunit delta: MSELTTAARPYAKAVFEMARDSNALPQWSAQLAAMSAVVSADGSAALLNHPRITKEQKADIFSDVAGSAIDDQGRNLLKVLAENDRFALIPDIALIFEQLKAEAEGAVEAEITSAQEMTPEQQQAIAAALQKRLGREVKLVTKINPDLMGGAVIRAGDLVIDGSIQGRLQDMKAALSR; the protein is encoded by the coding sequence ATGTCTGAATTGACAACCGCTGCACGCCCTTATGCCAAAGCTGTTTTTGAAATGGCTCGAGACAGCAATGCGCTACCTCAATGGTCAGCGCAATTGGCGGCAATGTCTGCAGTTGTTTCAGCAGATGGTTCAGCTGCACTGTTGAATCACCCTCGGATTACCAAAGAGCAAAAAGCGGATATTTTTTCTGATGTTGCAGGTTCTGCAATTGACGATCAAGGCCGCAATTTGCTCAAGGTGTTAGCAGAGAACGACCGCTTTGCGCTGATTCCTGATATTGCTCTGATTTTTGAGCAATTGAAGGCAGAAGCAGAAGGTGCGGTTGAAGCTGAAATTACCTCTGCTCAAGAGATGACTCCAGAACAGCAACAAGCCATTGCTGCGGCACTCCAAAAACGCTTAGGTCGTGAAGTCAAACTCGTTACCAAAATCAACCCAGATTTAATGGGCGGCGCGGTAATTCGCGCAGGTGATTTGGTAATCGACGGT
- a CDS encoding thioredoxin fold domain-containing protein gives MLTSNSGYLRYWLFILIFLIINPSLADEKGLVELDNLQALQADMQTNDKPLMLVFRASYCRYCRQLEKDELLPLLQDTTVRDRVIIRTVTLDAEHNLRDWQGAELSPKQLGKQYQVSITPTLVFLNSQGKEVVEPIKGYNGSEFFGAYLENAIVQAQQAVKQP, from the coding sequence TTGCTTACATCGAACTCAGGTTATTTACGCTACTGGCTGTTTATACTCATATTCTTGATTATCAACCCAAGCTTAGCTGACGAAAAAGGCTTAGTAGAGCTGGATAATTTACAAGCACTACAAGCTGACATGCAAACTAATGATAAACCACTTATGCTTGTTTTTAGAGCATCCTATTGTCGCTACTGTCGACAATTAGAAAAAGACGAACTACTCCCTCTCTTACAAGATACTACCGTTCGGGATAGAGTCATCATTCGTACCGTAACACTGGATGCAGAGCATAATTTAAGAGATTGGCAGGGTGCGGAACTTAGCCCTAAACAATTAGGCAAACAATACCAAGTCAGTATTACACCCACCTTGGTATTTCTCAACAGTCAAGGCAAAGAAGTGGTTGAACCGATTAAAGGTTACAATGGCTCAGAGTTTTTTGGAGCTTATCTGGAAAATGCTATCG
- the atpE gene encoding F0F1 ATP synthase subunit C — protein sequence MDAQSIAQIYSNTAIVVGIILSAAALGSALGWGLICSKFLEGITRQPEMRAQLTGQMLFTGGLMEAFPMIVLGIAMWFTFANPFVDAAKAAVGG from the coding sequence ATGGATGCACAAAGCATTGCTCAGATCTATTCCAACACTGCTATCGTTGTCGGTATTATCCTGTCAGCCGCTGCTTTAGGTTCAGCATTGGGCTGGGGTTTAATCTGTTCTAAATTCCTCGAAGGTATTACTCGTCAACCTGAAATGCGTGCTCAGTTGACTGGTCAAATGTTATTTACTGGTGGTTTGATGGAAGCGTTCCCAATGATCGTATTGGGTATTGCTATGTGGTTCACTTTCGCAAACCCATTCGTAGATGCGGCTAAAGCAGCAGTTGGCGGTTAA